A window of Paenibacillus polygoni contains these coding sequences:
- a CDS encoding SIMPL domain-containing protein yields MKNKMVWLKPAAATFIAGTLFISGGGGAISFAGKAQAQEAAAVQNVVSVVGKGEISVKPDIAYLYIGIHTEGKTAVEAQNANAKKMQSLTNLLKKTWKLESKDIQTNQFYVQPDYTYSEKEGRKLKGYTASHSLKISYRNLDKIGELLDSAVKVGVNQIDNIQFSIENRDAFETAVIEKAMSNANLKAGAIAKVAGRSLGVVLSVSQGNVAEPVRFYEQMYDMKVETANSTAGNSSSVETGEIKLTTELTVHYQLN; encoded by the coding sequence ATGAAAAACAAAATGGTATGGTTAAAGCCCGCAGCAGCTACATTTATCGCAGGTACTTTATTCATCAGCGGGGGCGGAGGGGCCATCTCCTTTGCGGGAAAAGCACAAGCGCAGGAAGCCGCGGCGGTTCAGAATGTGGTCTCCGTCGTAGGAAAAGGTGAAATTTCGGTAAAGCCGGACATCGCCTATCTTTATATTGGTATCCATACCGAAGGAAAGACAGCTGTTGAAGCTCAAAACGCAAATGCTAAAAAGATGCAAAGTTTAACCAACTTACTTAAAAAGACGTGGAAGCTGGAAAGCAAAGACATACAAACGAATCAGTTTTATGTACAGCCTGATTACACATACAGTGAAAAAGAAGGACGGAAATTAAAAGGATATACAGCCTCACATTCACTAAAAATCAGCTATCGCAATCTTGATAAGATTGGAGAACTACTGGATTCAGCTGTTAAAGTGGGTGTGAATCAGATCGACAATATTCAGTTTTCAATTGAGAATAGGGATGCTTTCGAAACGGCAGTAATTGAAAAAGCGATGTCTAATGCGAACTTGAAAGCAGGAGCCATCGCTAAAGTTGCCGGACGCAGTTTGGGAGTTGTCCTAAGTGTGAGCCAAGGGAATGTAGCGGAACCCGTTCGTTTCTATGAGCAGATGTATGATATGAAAGTGGAAACAGCAAACAGTACTGCTGGTAATTCATCGTCGGTTGAAACAGGAGAAATTA
- a CDS encoding HPr family phosphocarrier protein, whose product MTKHPVVVRLKTGLHARPAALFVQEANKYSSEIFVEKDDKKVNAKSIMGIMSLAISTGTEIHISAEGADAEQAVNALISLVSKEELENQ is encoded by the coding sequence ATGACAAAACACCCGGTAGTAGTCCGTTTGAAGACGGGTCTTCATGCCAGACCAGCTGCTCTATTCGTTCAAGAAGCGAATAAGTATTCATCCGAAATTTTTGTGGAAAAAGACGACAAAAAAGTGAATGCTAAAAGTATCATGGGAATTATGAGCCTTGCAATCAGCACAGGAACTGAAATTCACATTAGTGCTGAAGGCGCAGACGCTGAACAGGCAGTAAATGCATTGATCAGTCTTGTAAGCAAGGAAGAGTTGGAAAACCAATAA